TGGGAGAAATGCGGTGAAAAGAGTGTCCATGTTACAACAGAACTCTGGTTACATTGAAGGGGATCGATTAAAGTCGCCCGGGCGCCCGTGTAGGCGTGTTTCGGTTGGAAATCGATTGCATTCGATTTGGAACCGGGCTGCCTCCCGGACGTGCGCCAGGTGCGGTTCAAAGCCCACGGCGAAATTgtctcaaaacaaaagtgacgtaATTAAGCATGTGTAGTAATTAGTAGGATTCTGCGTTTATCtatgcaaaagtgattgcttttgataaaaagGCTGTATCTGTCTTCCCAATTAAAAATATTTAGAAAATTCAAACATTAATTTCATGACAAATTACGATGCACTGTGCTGCTGCCTTGTTGACATATTGACCGAGCGTCACATGTAATAGTCTCTTCCTTCTTTCACTCTCCtcactcctacctgggctcgaaccagggaccctctgcacacctCAAGAACTAAtgccctcgaagcatcgttacctatcgctccacaaaagccacaacCCTTTCAGAGCAAGCTACatgaacaactacttcaaggtctcagcgcgagtgacgtcaccgatcgAAACGATATTAgtgtgcaccccgctaactagctagtaatTTCATGCCGGTTACACACAGATTACCGTTCGATTTGAGAAgtgccctcctcctccctccccgttTTTACCCGTTGCTGTGAGACGGGCCCGGTGCCCCGCGGCTGAGCATAATCGAATCCGCCCATTGTAACAACGTCGGATACAATGCGAGCGCTGCAGTTTCATTGGTTTATCATTACAGAAAGGCGTGGTTAAATCTTGTTTATTCTGTTGATTATGAAATGTCAACGTCATCGATACATAAAACGTCAAATGATGGTTGAAACCTATGACATTGCAGTATGTTTTGGCATATGAAAAGGTGAGAAATTGGCTATCTAACGTTAAGAATGGCCGGCGCACGCGCCTTCGGCTTCAAGGAATGTCGGAAGATTGGAGGCTCTCAAATAAGAAATCTGCTTAATGCAAAAGATTTCTTCCTTTTCGATTGCGATGGCGTGATATGGCACGGAGAAAAGGCAATAACTGGTGCCCCTAAGGTGGTGAGTTCTTTGATCAAACACGGCAAAAACGTGTTATTCGTTACAAACAATTGCACTAGGCCACGTGAGAATTACTTGAACAAGTTCCTCCGTCTGGGCTTTACTGATGTTATGCAAGAGCAGATATTCAGCTCCTCGTATTGTTCGGCGCTTTACCTGAGAAATGTCGCTAAGGTGCAAGGTAAGGTGTTTGTCATCGGCGGCGAGGGAGTGCGTAATGAACTGTTACAGGCTGGCATTCCTTTCGTTGGTGACGAAGACGCGCCTGACGGCACTATATTTAACTGCGCATTGGCCTCGGATGTCAAAGCGGTCCTTGTTGGACATGATGACAAGTTTACCTTCCTTAAATTGGCCAAAGCCTCCTGCTATTTGCGGGATCCAGAGTGTCTGTTTTTGGCCACTGATGTGGACCCCTGGCACCCGCTGCAAGATGGAAGGATATTGCCAGGTATGGTACTGATGCTGTGCACTAACTAACCTAGCTAGTAAACTAACCGACTGGTGTGCGTGtggaagagaggaacagaactagagaaaaaataaaataacatgttcTCTATttccaacccccatctctctctgtcaggttCTGGATGTCTGACAGCAGCGCTGGAAGTGGCCACAGGTCGGAAGGCCATGGTGATAGGCAAGCCCAGCCCCTTCATGTTTGAGTGCATCTCCAGCCAGTTCAGAGTGGACCCAGCCCAGTGCCTGATGGTGGGTGACCGCCTGGAGACAGACATGCTGTTTGGGGCCAACTGTGGCCTGGATACCATGCTTACACTCACAGGGATCTCTCAGATGAAGACAGCCCAGGAGTACAGAGACAGTGATCACTCCACAAATCAGAGCTTTGTACCAGACTATGTAGTTGATACTATTGCTGACTTCTTACCTGCTTTTGAGAACTGACTTTGTGTTTCAGATGGTGGTGTTGTCGGTTCACCAGTGTTGAGTGACTCTGCTGTTATAACTGACTGTTCAAAGTAATACTGAGTTTAAGACAGTTGTAGGATCATGAGTGAAATGTTACTTCTATATTCCAGTATTGGCTGTAAGAACTACTCATCCCAGGTAATGCCGTTTGTTAACATTAAAGGTTCTAGCAATCAGGTCTC
This window of the Salvelinus fontinalis isolate EN_2023a chromosome 28, ASM2944872v1, whole genome shotgun sequence genome carries:
- the LOC129826455 gene encoding chronophin-like, whose amino-acid sequence is MAGARAFGFKECRKIGGSQIRNLLNAKDFFLFDCDGVIWHGEKAITGAPKVVSSLIKHGKNVLFVTNNCTRPRENYLNKFLRLGFTDVMQEQIFSSSYCSALYLRNVAKVQGKVFVIGGEGVRNELLQAGIPFVGDEDAPDGTIFNCALASDVKAVLVGHDDKFTFLKLAKASCYLRDPECLFLATDVDPWHPLQDGRILPGSGCLTAALEVATGRKAMVIGKPSPFMFECISSQFRVDPAQCLMVGDRLETDMLFGANCGLDTMLTLTGISQMKTAQEYRDSDHSTNQSFVPDYVVDTIADFLPAFEN